GAACTGGACAAATGAAGCGCTTTATCAATGGCGACAAATGCCACCGGGAACCGCTGCACCCCAGGTTGAGATTTTAGGTAACCTCCGCCCCGTGAATACTCTGACTGCTGCCGATCGGCTTTCTTCGGTGCAACTGGTGCAACATGAGTCCTTGCCCCTATGGCAATTGCTCAAGCGGATGAATATTTATAGTAATAATGCGATGGCCGAGATGCTGGCAGCGGCAGTGGGTGGACCTGGAGCTGTCTCCCAAAAAGCTTCGCAGGCAACGGGTGTGCCCCGATCGGAAATTCGCTTAATTAATGGTTCAGGGCTGGGGCAACAAAACCAAATTTCGGCCAGGGCGGCCGTGGCAATGATGATTGCAGTGCATAATCGGGCGATCGAATCGGGGTTGACGATCGCGGATCTGTTCCCGATGAGTGATTGCAACTGCGGCACAATCAAAGATCGCAATTTGCCCACTGGGGCGATCGTTAAAACTGGCACCTTGTCTGATGTCTCGGCATTGGCGGGCGTAATTCAAACCCGCGATCGTGGCCCAGTTTGGTTTGCCATCCTCAATCGCGGTAATGGTGATGTTCGTTTTTTCCATCAAATTCAAGATCAGGTGCTGCAAACCTTAACTCAGGTGTGGGGGAATCCACCGGCGATCGCCACCCGCAATTTCTCTCCCTTTCAACCAATTCCCTGGCAGGATGGTAACCGCGATCGGATTTTGATTAGTTACTAAATCACTCAATAGATGATTGATTATGTAGCCTGATCCACAGAATCGATAGTGGATCTTAGTTAAATCTAGTCAATAACTTGTTTAGATTACAATCCCTCGCCTTCAACTTAGTTAATTCTTGCTCTATAATCCATTTAACCAGGTATAGCAATAATCCAATAGCTCGGGTGCGTGCGTTGCAAAACTGGTAACTGTTTATTTCCTGTTTGATTAAGCCCTAATTGGCTCACCTACTTAATTCTATCCCTACTAATCTGCCAAGTGCCAAGTTAGGATTGAGCAGTAGCAGGCTGAATAGGTTGCTCGATATACAGGTGGTCTAAGACAGAGCTACTTAGCATAACTATCTTGATGAAACAATAATGTTGGATGCTTGATTTCCTTCTTTACGATCGGGTTCATTCAATCGGTCAATCGAACGATAATGCAAAAGCAGCATAGATATTATGACCAAATCTGGTAATACAACCCCGATCAAAGCTAAACTGATACAAAGCTGTGGCAGTAAATCGATAAAGTTTGGTGATTGAGATAATCCTGGTGCATAAATTGGGGGATAAGCAATTTAATGGATGGTCAGGTGCAAACCGAAAGAATTAGTGAAAATACTGCTGTATTCATACTCCCAGAACGTCTTAGTAATAGATTTGGGATCGATGCGACTAAGCTTTTAAGAGATATCCTGGCGCAAGGATATGTAAATTTGTTGTTTGATTGTTCTCAGGTTGTTTATATTGATAGCTCTGGTTTGAGCGTAATCCTAAATAGCCTCAGGCATACGCGCCAATGCGGCGGTTACATGTGCATTTTTGACCCTTCTGATGCGGTTACCAGTATTTTGAATCTGAGTAACATGAAGAAGATCATCCCGATCTTTGCCGATCAGGATCGGGCGATCGAGTTTGTGACTGGTTCTAATACCACCAAAATTCTGGTGATTGATGACAACAAAATGATCCTGACTCTGGTCTCTTCAATTTTCAAGGGGGAGGGATATGTAGTGTTGATCGCCAATGATGGCATGACCGGCTTGGAGATGGCTCAACAAGAGCAACCGGATTTGATTATTTGTGATGTGATGATGCCCAAGGTTAATGGTTATGACGTGCTGTCAACGATCCGACAGAACCCAGGGACAGAAGTAACCCCATTTATTTTTCTAACCGCTAAGGACACCAAAAGCGATCTACGCCACGGCATGAGCCTGGGAGCAGAGGATTATTTAACGAAACCCTTCACCAAAGCAGAAATTACCAGTGCGGTTAAAACGCAACTACAAAAGCGGGAAGCGGAGATTCGTCATTTCCGTAAAACTTTCCTTGGTGAGTAATATTAAATCCTAAAGTTCGAACATGATCGCAATGCATTACCAATAATGTTGGCAGTCGTTCTTATGGACTGCTTTTAATCGAATTTGCCATAAGCGATCGCCTAACCCTCAGATCTTTCTACGGGTCATTATGAGGTAGTCAAGGAATCTTGAGCCAGCCTCGCACCTATGGTTGGAAGGTAAAGAACTCAAGATCGTTGAATTTTAAATAGCCTATACCGCGATCGATGCCTTGCTAACTTCAATCACCTTGTCATAATAATTTTGCAGTTGGCTGGTTGCCGCTTCCCAACCCCACTTTTCAGCTTCAAGGCGGGCATTATGCTTCAGGTCATCGGCGATCGCCGGACTACAATCCAATAGCTGTTGAGTGGCGGTGAGTAAGCCATCCTCAGCGATCGGATCAAACATATAACCATTCAAGCCATTGGTGACAATATCGGGAATACCACCAGAATTCGCCGCCACCACTGGGCAACCTGCCGCCATTGCTTCTAGCAAAACCAACCCCAATGTTTCGGTGCGGGAAGGGAATAAAAACACATCACTGGAGGCAAATGCTGAAGCTAGATCAGTGCCCTGTAGATAGCCCACAAAATTAGTATTAGTACCAGCAAAGATTTTTTCTAATTCCTGGCGATAGGGGCCATCGCCCACCAGTGCTAAGCGGCTATTGGGGATCGCTTGCAAAACGGGCAAAATTTCATCGATCCCTTTCTCGGCGGATAACCTACCCACATACAGCAATAGGGTCGCTTCGGGATGACCTTCAGTCAGGCGCGATCGCATTTCGGCATGTTTGTACTGTGGGTGAAATAGTTCAGTATCTACACCCCGCTGCCACAGATCGACTTCCTTTACGCCATGCTCGCGGAGTTGCTCCACCATCGCATTAGAAGTACATAGGTTTAGCTCGGCGTTATTATGAGCAGTTTTAATCAACTCCCACATCGCATTTTCTAAAAAGCCCAGACCATAGTGCTGAAGGTACTGGGGCAAATGAGTATGATATGAGGCGATCAGTGGTAGTTTCATCGACTTGGCATAGAACAGACCCGCCAGGCCAAGTACTGCTGGATTGATTAAATGCACAATATCCGGTTGAAACTGTTCTAGCGCATAGCCGATCGAAGGGCGGGGTAGAGCTAGCTTTAATTCAGGATACATGGGTAGCGGGAACCCAGATACACCATAAATTTTGGCACCGCAATATTCTGTCAAACCGCCATCTGGAGCGAATATCATCACCTCGTCCCCCAGCTTAACCAGGTTCTCGACGGTGTGTTTCAGGCGAGTGACAATCCCATCGACTTTGGGTAGGAATGTTTCTGTGAATATGGCAACCTTACGCATCCGAACTTTTTTAACTCTGCTGCGATCGTTAATTACTTACTATTAACATTATTAAGCAATTCTTTCCTAAAAACTTTTAAAGTTTGGTTGTTCACATCCCAAAGCAATAAATATATTGCTATTTATTTTGCCATTAATAATCTACTTAGCACACCTGGGTTGGGGGGCTGGTAGTTATGGATAATCACGCTATATTCACCACCCGCTAACTAAGGTAAGAAATGGGTAAGCCAGAGCCCAATGGGTATGCATAAAAAGACAGCGATCGCGCTGAGCTGAGGGCAATTGCTAGCGGGTATCTCAGGTTAGGAGACATAATTTATCTTCTGGGGTGAGCAATGTATAGATATTTGTAATGAAATGGGTAACTAAGCAATAAAATACCAAATCAATGGTGGGGTGTAATGTTAGAGAGCATTATTTGGATTCTTTTACTAGGCTTCTTTGGCGGCCAGGTTGCCCATCGTCTCAAAGTGCCAGCATTGGTAGGAATGGTGCTTGTTGGTATTTTATTAGGCCCCCAGGTTGGCGATCGCCTCAGTGCTGAAGTGCTTGATGCCGCTGACTCTCTGCGCACGATCGCCGTGATGGTGATTTTAATGAAAGCTGGTCTGGGATTGGATCGAGAAAAACTAGCTCAGCAGGGGACTGTGGCATTGCGATTGGGATTCCTGCCTGCCGCCTGTGAGGTGGTTGCGATCGCCATAACTGCAACCTGGCTACTGGGATTGGATTTTTTAACTGGCTTGCTGCTGGGCTGCATTCTGGGGGCGGAATCACCAGCGGTAATTGTGCCAGCAATGCTGCGGCTCAAAAGTCTGGGTTGGGGCGTTAAGAAGGGAATTCCAGATGCAATTCTAACTGGTAGCGCCCTTTCTGATGTGTTGATGCTACTGGGGTTCAGCCTGTTGTTATCATTCTTAGCACCGGGAGCAGGTGGTAACCAAATGACTTGGCT
The sequence above is a segment of the Pseudanabaena sp. PCC 7367 genome. Coding sequences within it:
- a CDS encoding D-alanyl-D-alanine carboxypeptidase; this encodes MWNLVSTAIITASIQYSGQIAAAPIVTQLPRSLLSSASRPVLAVNPPQTQHQTQDAEATKAIRVHLASLQDAGYSPTGQGVWLQANDGVLLGEHRSTQALPAASITKVATTLAALHTWDPNHKFMTNVSTNGTIVGDTLQGDLIIEGNGDPLFVWEEAVTLGNALNQIGIKRVQGDLIVAGRFYMNFESDRQKATQLLAIGLDSQNWTNEALYQWRQMPPGTAAPQVEILGNLRPVNTLTAADRLSSVQLVQHESLPLWQLLKRMNIYSNNAMAEMLAAAVGGPGAVSQKASQATGVPRSEIRLINGSGLGQQNQISARAAVAMMIAVHNRAIESGLTIADLFPMSDCNCGTIKDRNLPTGAIVKTGTLSDVSALAGVIQTRDRGPVWFAILNRGNGDVRFFHQIQDQVLQTLTQVWGNPPAIATRNFSPFQPIPWQDGNRDRILISY
- a CDS encoding response regulator, which encodes MDGQVQTERISENTAVFILPERLSNRFGIDATKLLRDILAQGYVNLLFDCSQVVYIDSSGLSVILNSLRHTRQCGGYMCIFDPSDAVTSILNLSNMKKIIPIFADQDRAIEFVTGSNTTKILVIDDNKMILTLVSSIFKGEGYVVLIANDGMTGLEMAQQEQPDLIICDVMMPKVNGYDVLSTIRQNPGTEVTPFIFLTAKDTKSDLRHGMSLGAEDYLTKPFTKAEITSAVKTQLQKREAEIRHFRKTFLGE
- a CDS encoding glycosyltransferase, whose protein sequence is MRKVAIFTETFLPKVDGIVTRLKHTVENLVKLGDEVMIFAPDGGLTEYCGAKIYGVSGFPLPMYPELKLALPRPSIGYALEQFQPDIVHLINPAVLGLAGLFYAKSMKLPLIASYHTHLPQYLQHYGLGFLENAMWELIKTAHNNAELNLCTSNAMVEQLREHGVKEVDLWQRGVDTELFHPQYKHAEMRSRLTEGHPEATLLLYVGRLSAEKGIDEILPVLQAIPNSRLALVGDGPYRQELEKIFAGTNTNFVGYLQGTDLASAFASSDVFLFPSRTETLGLVLLEAMAAGCPVVAANSGGIPDIVTNGLNGYMFDPIAEDGLLTATQQLLDCSPAIADDLKHNARLEAEKWGWEAATSQLQNYYDKVIEVSKASIAV